The DNA region ATGATTCTTGCATGACTAATAACCATCTCTGTTGTTCTtaccttttcacagctgtcctgtTGGTCATCCACTGACCTCTACAAAGTGTCAGATCTTCAACTGGCATACCCCACATCCTTTTCAGGCAGTAACTACAATTCACCATGGCTCCTAAAAAGAAGAGTGTCCGGCAGAGGAAGCTGGCTCTGGAGAAGCCACCACCAGCTATATCTGAAGTGATAgaagaaacagccctggacattGACCACCTAAACCACCTGAACGGACTGTTGGACTCGGGCACTGGAGGCTTCCGCTGCACCACTACTGAGATGTGCCATCCTGATCATAGCTCCGTGTTGCTGGAGGAGTTCAGCCGCATGCGCCAGGAGCGGTTTCTCACAGACCTCGTGCTGGCCACTAAGACAAAGTCCTTTGATGTACACAAACTGGTGATGGCCTCCTGCAGCAACTACTTCCGTGAGCTGCTTAAGAGCGATCCAAATTTGCAAAGAGTGGAGCTGGAAGCACTATCTCCCCTTGGCCTGGCCACTGTTATCACCTACGCCTACATGGGCAAAATCAACTTATCGCTGTACACCATTGGCTGCACGGTGTCCGCTGCCACCCAGCTCCAGATCCCCCAGCTCCTGCAGATGTGCACTGACTTCCTGACACAAGAAATGACGGTGGAGAACTGTATGTACATTTCGAATATCGCTGGAACATATGGACTGAACTCGGCCCGTGATGCGGCCCGACTCTTCTTGCGAGAGAACTTTGTTGAATTCTCAGAGACTGATCATTTCCTGAAGCTGACGTATGAGCAGATCTccgagctcctcctggatgatgTGCTACAGCTACCTTCAGAGGTGACTGCCTTCCAGGTGGCAGTCAAATGGCTAGAGTTTGATGCAAAGAGGATGCGCCATTCAGGGGAGCTGCTGGCACATGTGCGCTTTGGCACAATTTCTGCCCAGGAACTGGTGAGCCATGTTCAGCCTGTACCATGTATGATGCAAAACCCAGAGTGCCATCGCTTATTGGTTGATGCAATGAATTACCACCTGCTGCCATATCAGCAAAACAGTTTACAGTCCCGGCGGACCCGAGTCAGAGGTGGCCAGCGAGTGCTGGTGACAGTAGGTGGGCGCCCTTCCCTCACCGAGAAAGCTCTGAGCCGAGAGATTTTGTATCGGGACCCTGCCAGTAAGAACTGGTACAAGCTCTCAGAAATGCCAGCCAAGAGTTTCAATCAGTGCGTAGCtataatggatggatttctttatGTGGTTGGAGGAGAGGATCAGAATGATGCTAGAAACCAGGCCAAGCATGCCGTGAACAGTGTGTGCAGGTAAGCTGTTGGGCACCACTAGGTTTGGGGAGGGGGTTGCAAATGGCAATGAGATTTCtacattactgtatttaatgaCCTCTTCTTGCTCAGGTACGACCCTCGTTTTAACGTCTGGCTGCACTTGGCTGGAATGCATCAAAGAAGAACACACTTCAGCCTGACAGCCTGCAGTGGAATGCTGTTTGCTATTGGGGGGCGCAACTCAGAGGGCATCCTGTCATCCATGGAGTGCTATGTGCCATCATCTAACACCTGGCACAACAAGAAAAGTATGGAGCTCCCACGATGCTGCCACTCCAGCACTGTGGTAGATGGACAGATCCTGGTTACGGGGGGCTATATTAACAGTGCCTACTCTCGCACCACCTGCAGTTACAATCCTGCCACTGACAGCTGGTACGAGCGTGCAAACCTGAGCACACCTCGAGGGTGGCACTGCATGGGGGCCATTGGAGACCTAGCTTATGTAGTGGGAGGTAGCCAGCTGGGACCACGGGGGGAACGTGTAGATGTCCTGTCTGTGGAATGCTACAACCCAGCTAGCGGCCAGTGGGGCTATGTGTCCCCCTTACCCACAGGGGTCAGCACAGCTGGCCTCACAACTCTTGAAGGTCGGCTCTACCTACTCGGGGGCTGGAACGAGAGTGAAAAGAAAT from Erpetoichthys calabaricus chromosome 14, fErpCal1.3, whole genome shotgun sequence includes:
- the klhl43 gene encoding kelch-like protein 31, which gives rise to MAPKKKSVRQRKLALEKPPPAISEVIEETALDIDHLNHLNGLLDSGTGGFRCTTTEMCHPDHSSVLLEEFSRMRQERFLTDLVLATKTKSFDVHKLVMASCSNYFRELLKSDPNLQRVELEALSPLGLATVITYAYMGKINLSLYTIGCTVSAATQLQIPQLLQMCTDFLTQEMTVENCMYISNIAGTYGLNSARDAARLFLRENFVEFSETDHFLKLTYEQISELLLDDVLQLPSEVTAFQVAVKWLEFDAKRMRHSGELLAHVRFGTISAQELVSHVQPVPCMMQNPECHRLLVDAMNYHLLPYQQNSLQSRRTRVRGGQRVLVTVGGRPSLTEKALSREILYRDPASKNWYKLSEMPAKSFNQCVAIMDGFLYVVGGEDQNDARNQAKHAVNSVCRYDPRFNVWLHLAGMHQRRTHFSLTACSGMLFAIGGRNSEGILSSMECYVPSSNTWHNKKSMELPRCCHSSTVVDGQILVTGGYINSAYSRTTCSYNPATDSWYERANLSTPRGWHCMGAIGDLAYVVGGSQLGPRGERVDVLSVECYNPASGQWGYVSPLPTGVSTAGLTTLEGRLYLLGGWNESEKKYKKCVQTYDPALNLWLEDEELPEATVGVSCCTITLPRPPTGCSMSRASSVTSTPASL